In the Sedimentisphaera cyanobacteriorum genome, TAGGCGATGCAGACAGGAAGATAAATCTGGAGGAGAAAATCCGGTCGGTTTTGGAAGACTGATGAAAACCTTTTCAGCAGAGCTGAAAAAATAATTTTTCATGGCATTAAAAACCTTGCCTGAAGTAACGTTTTTGTTACACTCTGCGCATTATGAACGAAGGGATTATGACAGGTTTAATAATAGTTTTCAGCTGCGTTGCATTTGTGCTCATAACAGCTTTCTGGGCAAGCTCCCGGATTAAAAAAATGTCGCAAAACGGCTACGGCTCCGCTCGCTATGCGCTGAAAAATCTTCGTAAAGGCAAATAGTCTTTTTAGTGAGAGACCTCTAATGGCACGTAAATCCCGCCCTTCCGCAAACCCCACACCAGAATTATCCAGAGAGCTTTCTTTGTTCCACATCATAATGATGGGGCTGGGTATGATGATAGGTGCCGGTGTGTTTCTCGGGATGGGCATATCCATAGGCGAGGCCGGCCCGGGCGGGGTTGTCCTTACATTCGCTCTGAATGGCGTATTCGCAATGCTCACGGCTATGAGCTTCGCTGAGCTGAGTTCTGCAATTCCTCGAGCAGGGGGTGTGTATAATTTCGCGCGTATCGGCTTCGGACGCAACGCCAGCTTCCTCGCAGGCTGGATGGAGTGGTTCGCTTCGAGCGTTGCAGGGAGCATGTATGCCCTGACATTTGCTATATACAGCATCCGGTTTATCGACGCCCTCGGCTGGCTCAATCCGCTTTATGAATCTTTCGGAAACGATCCGGAAACCGTCATTCTGGTGCTGGAAAGGCTTACAGCAGTAATAACTGCGGGGCTGTTTGTGTATATAAACTTCAAGGGCTCCTCGGAAACCGGCAAAGCCGGTGCAGTAATTACCGTGGGACAAACCCTTTTCGTTCTTACAATCGGGATTTTCGGGGTGGTTGCGGTTATCCAAGACCCCTCAAGACTGCAAAACTTCACGCCTTTTATGCCGGAAGGCTGGTCTAAGCTGCTGGTAACTATGGGCTTTACTTACGTTGCCTTTGAGGGATATGAAGTGATAGCCCAGGCGGGCGATGAAACGATAGACCCGAAGAAAAACCTGCCCAAGGCAATGATATATTCTGTTACTATCGTAACGCTTATTTATGTGCTTGTAGCCTTTGCCACAGTGGTATCTGTAAAGGCGGGCAGCGAAGGGGTTGGCCAAATGCCCCCGTGGGAGTGGATTGGTCAGTTCAAGGAGAAGGGCTTCGGCGAGGCAGCTGCAAGGCTTATGCCGTTAGGTAATTTCGTGCTCACTCTCGCTGTGATTTTCTCCTCTACATCCGCCCTGAACGCCACGATTTACTCGGGCACAAGAGCCTCCTACGCCCTCGGACGCGACGGGATGATGCCCGAATTCTGGTCTCGAATACACGAAAAAAACCGAACCCCTTACGGTGCACTTATTGCAACCTCGGTAATCGTAATATTCACTGCTGCATTCCTGCCGACTGAGGATGTGGCATCCAGCGCAAGCATAATGTTTCTGTTCCTTTTCTTTATGGTGAATCTCTGCGTTATAAAGATTCGCCTCGGGATGGGCGATGAGCTCGAATACGGCTTTATGATGCCGTTTTTCCCTGTACCGCCGATCCTTGCACTGATTATGCAGGCTGTGCTTGCGGTATGGCTGGTGCATATGAGCGTAATCGCTTGGATAATCGCACCGATCTGGATTCTCGCAGGCCTTGCGATATACCTGCTGTACTCTAAAGACAGGGTTATCGCGGCAGAACACGAGATAACCGTATTCGATGAACAGAGAAACTATAAGCCCAAAGGGTATCCGGTGATGGTGGGCCTGGCTGACCCGGAGAACGCAGTGGATCTGGTTAACGGTACATACAAACTCTGCTCTTCAAAGAAGAAGCCGCATGTGGAGCTGATTCATATGGTGTCCGTACCTGAGCATATATCGCTGTCTGAATCCGAAGAATACACCGAACCGGGAAGAGAAGCCATCACAGAGGCTATGCTCTATCTCTCAATGCATTTCCCGCTGAATACCACAATCCGCTACTGCAGGAATATCGCAAGGGGGATTGTTTCGGCAGTGAAGGAGAAGAAGGTGAAGCTGCTCGTTCTCGGCTGGCACGGCAAACCCGAAAACAGGCTTTTCAATATCGGCGCCACAATAGACCCAATCGTTGAGCGGGCGCCCTGCAATGTGGTGATTATTAAGGGCTCGGAGAAATCCAAGCAGAGATACAAAAGCGTGCTTGTGCCGGTATCAGGCGGGCCAAACTCCGAATACGCAGCAGAAATCGCTAATATTATGGCCGAAACGGATGCAAAGGTAACTATGCTCAAGGTGGATACCGGACAGAAGCGGGGATTCAAGCTCAGAGAATTCGCACTGAATCAGGCGATGAGGCTAAGACTGAGGCCGGACAGATTCACAACCAAAACCGTAAAAGCGAAAAGCTCGGTAATAGCTATACTCAGAGAAGCAAAAAATCACGAACTCACCGTCCTCGGGATGACTAACCGGCCGCTCGGACAGTTCCGAGGGCTGTCTGTGCCCGAAAAAATAGCTTGCAGAACTTCAAAGCCCGTGGTTATTGCAAAGGCAGGCGGGAAAGTGGATTCACTGTTCAAAAGAATCTTTTCCTGAAGCGATGATCTCCGAGGTAGAAGTTTTCATAACTAACCCCTCTGCGGTTCTAACATTTACACTAAACGAAACGAGCTATCCAGACAGCAGGGGAAAATGCGCCGAAACGAAACAATTGCGAAATATCAGCTCTCTCTGCCCCCTCTGCATACTTTGCAAAGCCAAGGTCTTGCAGAAAAGCTTTGAGCATTTTGGTGTATAAAGCATAAGCAGTAAGCCGTTTAGTACCGCTATTTTCGTTTCCTTTTCGATTTTCTTTTTCTGCTATGTGTGTATGAGCGGCGGTCTTTGGTTTTTGCCTTGAACTTGTGCTTCTTTTCGTGTTTGGGCTTGAGCTCTGTTTTCTTAACGAGCGGCTCGACGGGCAGCAGAGTAATCTGACGAATCGGGACAACCACATTCGTTATCGTAACATCAATCTCAAGCCCAATCCGCACGCGAACGCCGCTGTGCTGACCGGTAAGACTCTGGGATTTCTCGTGAAACTCCCATCTGTCCGGCCCGAGCTCCTCAGAGGATATAAAGCCTTCAATCCCGAATTTTTTGCACTGAACGAAGATTCCCTTGCGGATAACGCCTGAAACGTAGCATTCGAGGGTTTCGCCGACCTTCTTCTCGAGCATCTGAAGAATCAGCACCTTCTTCAGATCCCTCTCAGCATTCTCCGCCTTGTCTTCTGTACTGCTGATATACCCGCCCAGCTGCACAAGGTCTTCCTCTGAGGGGATTCCCATCTTTTCGCTGAGCCGGCCTTCCTTTAGGTATTTATCCAGCAGGCGGTGTATGGTGAGGTCTGCGTATCTTCTGATGGGGCTTGTAAAGTGGGTGTAATGGCGCGAAGAGAGGGCATAATGGCCGATATTCTCAGGGGAATAAACTGCCTTCTGAAGGCTCCGCAGCACGGCATTATTCACTGCATACTCAAGCCCTGTTCCCCGAACCTTATCGAGAATTTTACGCAGCGATTCTCTGTCCGCGCTGGAGGGCAGCTTCATCCCGCAAACGCTCACGAAATCCGCAAGCCTCTGGGCGCTGAAAGCATCGGGGTCGGGGTGTATTCTGCGGATAAACGGGATATCGAAGCTGTCGAGCAGCCTTGCCACAGCCTCATTCGCCTCCACCATAAACATCTCGATTATCGTATGCGGATAGCTTTGGTCTGCGGGGTTTGCATCTACCACCTCGCCGTTGTCATTGAGCACAAGGTCAATATCCGGCAAATCCAAATGGATCATACCGTCCTGCTCCCTTCGCTTTTCGATCCTTCGGGCGAGCATATCCATATCTCTGAGCAGTTTGTAAATTTCCTGCGGGAAATCGAGCTTTTCACCCTGAAGCATCCTGTCTGCATCCCTGTAGGTTAGACGAGCTGAAGACTGAATCAGGCTGTTTGCGTATTTGGTTTTGCTCTTGATTACCCTGCCTCGCTTGTCGTATGTGATGTAAACGCTCTTGGCGAATCGGGGCTGATTTGGCTGCAGAGAGCATACGCCGTTGCTGAGAACTTCAGGCAGCATAGGCAGAACCCTGCCGGGAAGATATACGCTGTTCCCGCGAAGGCCTGCCTCCTCATCTAGAGCCGAGCCCTGCGTTACAAAGCGGCTGACATCTGCAATATGAATTCCCAGAACGGGATTGTTATCCTCATCAAACTCAAGGCTGATTGCATCGTCGTAGTCTTTCGCTGTATCGGGGTCTATCGTGATAAGCTCCTTATCGCGGATATCATCATAGCCCTTGCCCGGCTTGAAATCAACGTCTGCGCATTTTCTCGCCTGCTCAGTGCATTGTTTATCGAATCCGCTTCGAAGCTCGAAATTCTTGATAGTAGCTTCGATTTCCGTTTCATAAAGCCCCGCTCTGCCTATAACATCAATTATCACAGCCTTTCCGGGGGTTTTGTCCTTTGGATACTTGAGCACCTCATAATACACCTTGTCTTCCTGCTTCGCTCCCTTGATTTGAGGATCGTCAACGTTGAACGGGGCTTTGAAGAAGTTCCCGTCCGGCACGATCATCCATCTGCCTTCATTTTTATAGAGAGTGCCGGTAGAGGTGGTTTTTGCCCGCTCAATCACCTTGGTTATCTTGCCGGCAAGCAGGAATTTCTTTCCTTTTCGCCGTCTTCGTATTACCTTCGCCTCCACGATATCACCGTCGCAGGCGCTGTTTATATTGTGGCGTTCTATGCGGAGATCGCCGTCTCGTGTGGCGGTAAGCGGGGCAACGAAGCCGAATTCCTGCCTTGTTGAGCGGAACTTGCCCTTAACAACATCGCCTGAGCTGGGCAGTGTAATGCGGGAGTTTTTCCCGATATCCAGAAGGCCTTCCTCAAGCATATTTTGAACTGTCTGGCTGAACTGCTCTCTCTGCTGCTTATCGTCAGCACCGAGCATCTCAGCTAACCGATTTTCAGTTACAGGGGAATATTCAGAATTCTTTACGAATTTTAGAATCCTGTCTTTAAGACTTTTCATACAATCGTATCCTTTGCAAATTTAACAATCTGGAAATTATAACCCTTCAGCTTTGAATTACCAAACAATAAAATAAGATAAAAATCACTGAAAAATTAATGGGTTCTAAAAATATTCGAGAAAGATACTAGACTGATTAACTTGTTTTTATTTTAAAAATTTTGAAAGTATTTTACACAGAGCCTGCGGCGGACAGGCGGGAAGTAAAAAGATGGTATTTTTAAACAGGATTGACAGGATTATTGGGCGGGTGATTGGTTTAAACCGAGAAGGACTCGGAGGAACACGAAGGGTTTTTATTGTAAATTGTTTTACAGCAATGCTTTACCTTTGTAAATTATCTGTGTTATCTGTGGATAATAAATAAATCAAAAAATTATCCCCTTCGTGTGTTTCGTGGTAAAACAAAACATAAAATTTTCCTATCTCTCCATCTCATCCTGTAGATCCTGTTAATCCTGTCCAATATTATATCTTCTCCGCTAACTCTCCGCCTGCGGCGGACAGGCTCAATGTTTAATATTCCTTTTACATCGGTGGTTAAATTATTCTTAATTGAGGCTGTTTTTCTCATCACCGGCCAGAGAGCTGCCCCGCAATTTGATATTCTGCACCAATGCGGGGGCTGAAGTTTTTACACAGAGATATCGGAGGAAGCGGAGGGGATTTTTTGGGTGGGTATTTTTTTTTATCCTCGTGGGATTGGTTTAAACCGCGAAGGGCGCGAAGAATTTTTGTAATTGCTTTAAACCACGAGCAGCGCTGAGATATTTCAGCCGCTGAGAAACGCTAAGAAGCACTAAGGGAATATTTTTAGACAGAATTTTTAATGTTCAAGGCAATGATAAGGGGAAAGTTTTTCTCCTGCAGCTGCCGCTGACTCAGATGTTTAACATCCCCCGTACTACAGCGGAGTTCGCCGTGGCGGACACCGCTGTGCGACGCTGCATTATTAAGCAGCGAACCGCTGGCTCAGTCAGTAAATGCGGCGGCCAACGCTAACGCTAGGGAAAATCTGAGTATATGCATTTTATGGTCCTGCTGTAATAACAACAAATTCTGTTTAGTTTTTTCCCAATACGCGCAGTTTATCCAATCGATACTCACTTTATCGTATCTTATTTGCAATTTCAAGCAAAAATAATTGTAAACATTAAGATTTTATGATAAATTCAGCTGTGATGAATTTTTAAGCGGTTTTGTAAATGCCAATCCAAACAGCCTGCATAACTGATGAGTTAATCCAAACTGCAAACGCTGTTCTCTGGCCTTCAAGGTGTCTGAGCTGCGGGGAGCCTGCCTCTCCGGGGCAGCCGCTCTGCGGGGCGTGCTGGGAAGGGCTCAGAGATGCGTGCAGTGATTATGCCTGCCCGAGGTGCGGGGCGGTTGTGAGCGAGGAGGCCGCTAAAAACAGCATGTGCGGGTTCTGCATCAACAAAAAGCTCTACATAGACGGCTTCGCCCGCTCCGGCAGATACGAAAGCACACTTAGAAACCTCGTACTTATGCTAAAGCATTCGGAAAATGCCGCACTGATAAAGCTCGTTCGAATTCTAGCTGCCTCGGCCTTCCAAAACAGATTCGCATCAGAGCGGATTGATTGTGTATGCCCTGTACCTCTGCACTGGACACGCCGCTGGGCAAGGGGATTCAATCAGGCCGGAGTTCTCGCTGAAGGGCTCAAATCCATCGGAATTCCTTCCAGAACTGAACTAACACGAAAAAAACAGACAAAACCTCAGCCTGTAATGCAGAGCTACAGCAAACGAATGAAAAACGTGAGAGGGGCGTTTGCAGTCAAAAGATTTGCTGATGTGCGCAGAAAGAGCATCCTGCTGGCTGACGACGTTCGAACATCCGGCGCAACGCTGAACGAATGCGCCCGAGTGCTCAAAGAGGCGGGAGCGGAAAGGGTGTATGCCCTCACGCTCACCGTGCCGGCAGGGCAGATTTAGCGGTTAGCGATTGGAAGGTACTGTCAAATCAAATACCATCTTGTAGTCGTCCATCTTATACCCCCCTCCGATATCCATCACGATAGACCCGCGGTTTTCAAAGCCGAGCTTTTCATAAATGCCGATCGAATCGGAGTTGTTCTTGTTTACCGTGAGGTAAATCTCTTCTGCTTGCCGTTTCTGGGCGAGCCTTTTCACAAACTCAAAGCTCTTTCTGCCGAGCCCTTGGCCTCTGAACCCCTTGGCCACATAAAACTTGCTCAAAAACGCCTTCCCGTCCGGCTCAATTTTCAGTGCAAAATAGCCCGCATCCTGCCCGTCTGCTTCGGTGAGGTAATAATCGCACCCATCAGCAATGCTCCCAGAGATCGCCCGCTCGCTCTGAAACTTATCCAGCATATACTCCACCTGCCCCTCGCCTACAATCGGGATGTAGTGCTCGCGCCAGATATCGAAGGCGAGCTTCGAGGCTCGGCGGATAAGCTCTTCGCCCTGAACTTTGATGAATTCTGCCATCTGCCCTACAGCCCCAGCACGTCTTTCATCTTATACCAGCCCGGTTCCCTGCCTGCTAACCAGCCGGCAGCTCTTATCGCCCCGCGAACGAAATTATCGCGGTTGTGCGCCCTGTGCTGAACGGTAACGGTTTCCCCGAGCGTGGAATACATCACCTCATGGAAGCCGATTATATCGCCCCCGCGTACAGCATGCATACCGATCTCGCCGTCTTTGCGGAGAGAATCGGGGCCCTGCCTTCCGTGCTGGAGGCTCCCGGGCATATCGCGGCCGGTTTCCTCTGCGATCCTCTCAGCGAGAGTTACAGCAGAGCCGCTCGGGGCGTCTTTCTTGAATTTGTGATGATGCTCGATAATCTCGATGTCGTATTTCTCGCCGAGCATCTTGGCAAACTTTCCCACCATCTCAAAAAGGAAGTTCATCCCAACGCTCATATTCGTCCCGTAAATCACAGGTATATCCTTAGAGGCCTCCTCAAGCTTGCTTATCTGCTCGTCTGAGAGACCTGTTGTGCCCATTACAAGCCCAATACCTGCGTTCTTGCAGTATTCGATTGTCTCATCCGCCGCAGGGGCGAGGGTGAAATCGATCATCACATCCGCAATCTCAGGCTTTCTCGAGCTCAGCGGCAGGCCAATCCTTCCGATTCCCGCTGCCTCGCCGGCGTCATTGCCGAGAAGCTCGGAGGAGCTGTGCTCCAGAGCACCAACAATATCAAATTCACCGCTTTCCACCGCCAAAGCGAGAATGCGCCTGCCCATTCTTCCGGCAGCGCCGTTTATTACCAGCTTTGTCATAAAAAACTCCTTCAAATTTCAAGCAAGTTCTATAATATTATACAATATAAGCCGTTTGCTCCGGTTTGACATACCGGGCGAACAGATAACTGAATATATCAGTAAGTACAGTATGTTTCAAGGTTTTTAGAAGTTTCATTTTTGAGGATTTAGTAAAATGAATTCACTTATCAGAAATACATTCATTTTTGCAGCAGGATTGGGGCTCATTATATCCGCCGCTGGATGCCAGAGCGAATCGGGCACAGGAACGCTTGTAGGAGCGGGAATCGGCGCCGCTATCGGGCAGGCAGTGGGCGGAGACACCGAATCAACCGCTATTGGCGCAGGCGTAGGCGGAGCCGTGGGCTACGGCGTGGGCAAGCATCAGGAAAATCAGCGTAAACAGCCCTCAGCATCCGCTCAGCAGCAGAATTACAACTCCGCCGGCGGGGCAGATTCGGTTGAGAAAACTATAAGCTTCCAAAACAGCAACGGCTCGCAGTCTTCTGTTACGCTAAGATACATCAACGGCAAGTGGATAGGTCCGCAGGGCGAAACGTACTCCACACTGCCAACAAAAGCACAGATTAAAGCCGCCTACGGCTCATAAATATGAATCGCTGCAAAGTTTTTTTTATTTTTTTCCAAAAATAAATTGAAATGCGGGTTTGAGTCTGTATTATACTCGTTCCTGTTTATTTCGGCGGGGATTCCCCGCAATATAAAAGGCCCCATCGTCTAGTGGACTAGGACATCAGGTTTTCATCCTGAAAACAGGAGTTCGATTCTCCTTGGGGCTATTTCGCCCTTCTTTGTATGATTATACAGGGAAGGGTTTTTTTTATTGCAAACTCCTTCAATCACAAGGGTTTACATCACTTCCCCCTTCGCCTTCCTGCTCTTCCCTGCAAGGCCTTGCGGCGGATTTGTGCAGACTTTCTTCAGCTGGTCTGAACACTGCAGGAAAAGTTCACTATTGCCATCCTTTGGGATTCGCTGGATATATCGCCGATTCTGAAATTCAATGACCGGTGTATTGAGGTTTGTATTTTAGGGTAAATTTTCTTGACAAATAAACATTTTTTTTATATATTTTATAATCAAAATTTTAATCTGAAGCGCAACTTTTTTCATCGCTCCAGAGCACTTCATTTGGTGTCCGATATTTTAAACATTTCCTTGGTCGATTATTGATTAAGGCGACAACTTTGTCAAGTTCCTTATCACTAACTTTCTTAAAATCAGTTCCCTTAGGGAAGAACTGACGAAGTAGGCCGTTTGTGTTTTCATTAGTTCCACGCTGATAAGAACTGTATGGATCAGCAAAGTAGCAGCATAGGCCGACTGTTTTTTCCATCTCTTTAAACTGGGCAAACTCCTTGCCATTGTCAACTGTCATCGTTTGACGCTTGGACTTTGGTATCTTCCTGAACAACCTTCGGGTGGTTTCATTCATGCTCTGGGCACTCTTATCTTTCATCCTGCCAGAGAGCAGATAGCGGCTTGCACGCTCGACATGTGTCGCAATAAATGAACCGTGTCCTTTACCGCTGACGCTGTCACCCTCCCAATCGCCGAAGCGATTACGCTTGTCAACAACCTCCGGACGCTCACTGATCGAACGTTTGTTCGGTATCCGGCCACGCTTGTCATTACTGCCGTGCTTCTTTCGTCGTTTGCGACGGCCTTGACGCAAAAACTTGTAAAAAACACCGCCGTCAACCTTGTCTCGTTTAACCCAACTATATATGGTCAAAGGGCTTACACGCATTTGGGCATTATCTGGATAGTCGATTTCAAGACGGCCTGCTATCTGTTCAGGCGAGTGATATTGCTCGAGTTTACTGCATACTCGACGACGAAGACGGCCATTCTGTTCAAGCCGATATGGCTGCTTGGATGCGGCCCTGCGTTTGCTGTAATATCGCTGGGCCAGGTGGGGCTTATAATCATGGGTTGAGGACATGTTTCGATTCAACTCACGGCTGATAGTGCCCTTGCTCCTGCCGAGATATATGGCGATTTCCAGTAAATTTTTTCCTTCAGATCGCATTTTTAGAATGCTTTCTCGCTCATTAATGTTAAGATGTCTATAGCCCATTGCGGTTCCTTAAATAGAGTACTTTTTCGTCAAAAAAACATTCTATCGAAAACAACCGTAATGGGTGCTCTTTTTTACTTTTTAAAAGCAATCGCCATCGCTATAATAGATTATCTTGTTGCAGGGGATAGGGCAATGCTGGAGAGCAACCCGAGCACCGCAACAATCTATACTGGATAGAGGCGGCTTAACCGCCGCCCTTATTCTTTATCTATTCAGGCAGCTAAAAGCGATAAACTCCAGCCCGCCACGCGGGCTGATTAAATTAGCGAAGCGTTGCGCTTCAAATTAAAATCTAAGTAATAAACGAAATAACGGCGAAATAAGCGGCTCCTTATCCATTGAAAACGACGGCACTGTTGAGGTAGGCTCGCATATCTACGCTCCGTACTATTCCGGCACTCTCACTGTTGAAGACGGAAGTGTTTCCAGCGATTATATAAAGGTTGACTCTGGAGCGGATATGACAATAAATATTGGACAGGAAGGCTCTATTGAATTTAGGGATGCATCTGTCGCAAACAACATCTCAGATCTTATCAATAATGCCTTTTCCGGCGAGGGCAGCATTAATTTGAATATCTGGAATGATGGTTCGTATGTTGACTATGCCACATTAACCGACGGCAGCGATTATAAGGTAGAGAACGGAACGTTGTTTGTTCCAGAACCTGCCACGATGGCTATGCTTGGTTTAGGCGGCCTTGGGCTCTTGCGCAGCAGACGCAAATCATAAAGAGCTGCATTTTGCCCGAAAAAATGTTGCACAAAGCATCTGCGGCAGAAATTTTTTATTTTCAGAACATTTTATGATATATTTCGCAGATATGTTATGTGCCAGAAGAAATATGAAGAACTCTGCGAGATTATCAGGAAGTCCGGAAAGATGTGCGTGAGCTTTTCGGGGGGAGTTGATTCAAGCTTTCTCGCATACACCTGCCGGAAAGTGCTTGGAAGAAATAATATGCTCTGCGTTTACGTGAGGGGGAAGGCCGCTTCCCGGAAGCAAACGGATAACGCCAGAAAATCAGCAGAGAAATACGATTTCCCGCTCGAGATAATAGATGTTGATGAGCTTGAGGTTGAGCAGGTTCGAAGGGGAGACCCCAGACGCTGCTATTTCTGCAAAAAGAATATCCTCAGCCTTATAGGCAAAAAAGCAGGTGAGCAGGAATTCAATGTTATTGCCTGCGGGAGCAACCTCGACGACCTCTCAGACTACCGTCCCGGAAGGGATGCGGTAAAGGAGATGGGGGTGAGCGAGCCTCTGCTCGAGGCCAAGCTTACAAAAGATGAAATCCGCTCCCTCAGCCGCAGATTCGGCCTTGATACAGCGGATATGCCTTCAGAACCCTGCCTTCTCTCAAGAATCCCGTACAACCGTCCAGCTGATGAGCGGATGCTCAGGCAGGTGGAGCAGGCGGAGAAAGTCCTCGGCGATTTCGGCTTCGATGTATGCCGAGTGCGGCATTACGGGATCACTGCAAAAATCGAGATCCCTCCCCAGAAATTCGAACAGTACAGGAAAAATGAGCCTCAGATCAGAGAGAAAATCCTCGAGACCGGTTTCTCTGAGGCTGTTTTGGACGAAAACGGCTTCCGCTCAGGATCCTTAAACGATTCACTCCGCATCAAAAACAAACAAAGTCATGAAAAAATGAAAAAATCTTAGCCTAAGCCCATCCTCAAAAACTGTTCAGTACTTTAAAGAGCAATTGATTTTGCGTATAATAACCTTGAAGGAAAAGAACGAAACTTGAAACAGTGAAAATACAAAGAATTACATGTAAATCACTAAATATATAAACTAAACCGGCTAAAGTGTAATGGAGATATTTTATGGCTATATGGTTGGTAAGAGCAGGTAAAGGCGGCGCAAGGGAAAGTTGGGCTTTAGAGAAAGATGAAGTAATTATAGGTTGGGATGGAATGCCGGATCTTAGCCAATTCAAAGACAAAGACCAGATGCTTGATAAGCTCAAAGAGGTTTATCCTGATAAAAAAATTCAAGCCCTTTACAATCACCGAAGTCAGTTATGGGCTTTTGCTAAACGTATCGTAAAAGGTGATTTAGTCGTATTGCCTTTGAAAAGTCAGGATGCTATCGCCGTAGGTGAAGTAACCGGTGATTATAATTACCGGCCTGATAATCCAAGTTTCACCAAACATGCACGAGGGGTTAAATGGATAAAGCAGGACATACCGAGAAGTAGATTTGATCAGGATTTGCTATATTCCCTCGGAGCATTTATGACGGTATGTCAAATAAAACGCAATAATGCGGAAGAGCGTATAAAAGCTATAGTTAAAGGAGGTAAATTGCCGCCTGCCACAGGGTTCGAAGACGATGAAGATGTAAGCAATGAGGACGGCATAAAAAACGTAAATATCGA is a window encoding:
- a CDS encoding amino acid permease, which encodes MARKSRPSANPTPELSRELSLFHIIMMGLGMMIGAGVFLGMGISIGEAGPGGVVLTFALNGVFAMLTAMSFAELSSAIPRAGGVYNFARIGFGRNASFLAGWMEWFASSVAGSMYALTFAIYSIRFIDALGWLNPLYESFGNDPETVILVLERLTAVITAGLFVYINFKGSSETGKAGAVITVGQTLFVLTIGIFGVVAVIQDPSRLQNFTPFMPEGWSKLLVTMGFTYVAFEGYEVIAQAGDETIDPKKNLPKAMIYSVTIVTLIYVLVAFATVVSVKAGSEGVGQMPPWEWIGQFKEKGFGEAAARLMPLGNFVLTLAVIFSSTSALNATIYSGTRASYALGRDGMMPEFWSRIHEKNRTPYGALIATSVIVIFTAAFLPTEDVASSASIMFLFLFFMVNLCVIKIRLGMGDELEYGFMMPFFPVPPILALIMQAVLAVWLVHMSVIAWIIAPIWILAGLAIYLLYSKDRVIAAEHEITVFDEQRNYKPKGYPVMVGLADPENAVDLVNGTYKLCSSKKKPHVELIHMVSVPEHISLSESEEYTEPGREAITEAMLYLSMHFPLNTTIRYCRNIARGIVSAVKEKKVKLLVLGWHGKPENRLFNIGATIDPIVERAPCNVVIIKGSEKSKQRYKSVLVPVSGGPNSEYAAEIANIMAETDAKVTMLKVDTGQKRGFKLREFALNQAMRLRLRPDRFTTKTVKAKSSVIAILREAKNHELTVLGMTNRPLGQFRGLSVPEKIACRTSKPVVIAKAGGKVDSLFKRIFS
- the rnr gene encoding ribonuclease R: MKSLKDRILKFVKNSEYSPVTENRLAEMLGADDKQQREQFSQTVQNMLEEGLLDIGKNSRITLPSSGDVVKGKFRSTRQEFGFVAPLTATRDGDLRIERHNINSACDGDIVEAKVIRRRRKGKKFLLAGKITKVIERAKTTSTGTLYKNEGRWMIVPDGNFFKAPFNVDDPQIKGAKQEDKVYYEVLKYPKDKTPGKAVIIDVIGRAGLYETEIEATIKNFELRSGFDKQCTEQARKCADVDFKPGKGYDDIRDKELITIDPDTAKDYDDAISLEFDEDNNPVLGIHIADVSRFVTQGSALDEEAGLRGNSVYLPGRVLPMLPEVLSNGVCSLQPNQPRFAKSVYITYDKRGRVIKSKTKYANSLIQSSARLTYRDADRMLQGEKLDFPQEIYKLLRDMDMLARRIEKRREQDGMIHLDLPDIDLVLNDNGEVVDANPADQSYPHTIIEMFMVEANEAVARLLDSFDIPFIRRIHPDPDAFSAQRLADFVSVCGMKLPSSADRESLRKILDKVRGTGLEYAVNNAVLRSLQKAVYSPENIGHYALSSRHYTHFTSPIRRYADLTIHRLLDKYLKEGRLSEKMGIPSEEDLVQLGGYISSTEDKAENAERDLKKVLILQMLEKKVGETLECYVSGVIRKGIFVQCKKFGIEGFISSEELGPDRWEFHEKSQSLTGQHSGVRVRIGLEIDVTITNVVVPIRQITLLPVEPLVKKTELKPKHEKKHKFKAKTKDRRSYTHSRKRKSKRKRK
- a CDS encoding ComF family protein; the encoded protein is MPIQTACITDELIQTANAVLWPSRCLSCGEPASPGQPLCGACWEGLRDACSDYACPRCGAVVSEEAAKNSMCGFCINKKLYIDGFARSGRYESTLRNLVLMLKHSENAALIKLVRILAASAFQNRFASERIDCVCPVPLHWTRRWARGFNQAGVLAEGLKSIGIPSRTELTRKKQTKPQPVMQSYSKRMKNVRGAFAVKRFADVRRKSILLADDVRTSGATLNECARVLKEAGAERVYALTLTVPAGQI
- a CDS encoding GNAT family N-acetyltransferase codes for the protein MAEFIKVQGEELIRRASKLAFDIWREHYIPIVGEGQVEYMLDKFQSERAISGSIADGCDYYLTEADGQDAGYFALKIEPDGKAFLSKFYVAKGFRGQGLGRKSFEFVKRLAQKRQAEEIYLTVNKNNSDSIGIYEKLGFENRGSIVMDIGGGYKMDDYKMVFDLTVPSNR
- the dapB gene encoding 4-hydroxy-tetrahydrodipicolinate reductase; the protein is MTKLVINGAAGRMGRRILALAVESGEFDIVGALEHSSSELLGNDAGEAAGIGRIGLPLSSRKPEIADVMIDFTLAPAADETIEYCKNAGIGLVMGTTGLSDEQISKLEEASKDIPVIYGTNMSVGMNFLFEMVGKFAKMLGEKYDIEIIEHHHKFKKDAPSGSAVTLAERIAEETGRDMPGSLQHGRQGPDSLRKDGEIGMHAVRGGDIIGFHEVMYSTLGETVTVQHRAHNRDNFVRGAIRAAGWLAGREPGWYKMKDVLGL
- a CDS encoding glycine zipper domain-containing protein, with the translated sequence MNSLIRNTFIFAAGLGLIISAAGCQSESGTGTLVGAGIGAAIGQAVGGDTESTAIGAGVGGAVGYGVGKHQENQRKQPSASAQQQNYNSAGGADSVEKTISFQNSNGSQSSVTLRYINGKWIGPQGETYSTLPTKAQIKAAYGS
- a CDS encoding IS30 family transposase encodes the protein MGYRHLNINERESILKMRSEGKNLLEIAIYLGRSKGTISRELNRNMSSTHDYKPHLAQRYYSKRRAASKQPYRLEQNGRLRRRVCSKLEQYHSPEQIAGRLEIDYPDNAQMRVSPLTIYSWVKRDKVDGGVFYKFLRQGRRKRRKKHGSNDKRGRIPNKRSISERPEVVDKRNRFGDWEGDSVSGKGHGSFIATHVERASRYLLSGRMKDKSAQSMNETTRRLFRKIPKSKRQTMTVDNGKEFAQFKEMEKTVGLCCYFADPYSSYQRGTNENTNGLLRQFFPKGTDFKKVSDKELDKVVALINNRPRKCLKYRTPNEVLWSDEKSCASD
- a CDS encoding PEP-CTERM sorting domain-containing protein, which encodes MTINIGQEGSIEFRDASVANNISDLINNAFSGEGSINLNIWNDGSYVDYATLTDGSDYKVENGTLFVPEPATMAMLGLGGLGLLRSRRKS